A region of Longimicrobium sp. DNA encodes the following proteins:
- the rpsU gene encoding 30S ribosomal protein S21 encodes MVEIQLAETDRLDWALKQFRRRMIRSGLFKDMRRKRHYEKPSEARKLKEKAAERRRHKDRKRAARRFDF; translated from the coding sequence GTGGTCGAGATTCAGCTTGCAGAGACTGACCGCCTGGATTGGGCGCTCAAGCAGTTCCGCCGTCGGATGATTCGTTCGGGTCTGTTCAAGGACATGCGCCGCAAGCGGCACTACGAGAAGCCCAGCGAGGCGCGGAAGCTCAAGGAGAAGGCCGCCGAGCGCCGCCGTCACAAGGACCGCAAGCGCGCCGCCCGCCGGTTCGACTTCTGA